Proteins encoded by one window of Parabacteroides sp. FAFU027:
- a CDS encoding DUF4924 family protein: MIIARQKKKENIAEYLLFMWQIEDLIRANGLDLDKIQSGIIDKFDQSEEAKKEIRDWYESLIDMMRREDKQQSGHLQINQNVIIDLTDLHLQLIHSNKEPFYVAAYYKTLPFIVELRARAGELQTGEIETCFSALYGVLMLRLRGQAVSEETMKAIKQISTFLGLLSDKYKEDRAGELDKD, encoded by the coding sequence ATGATCATAGCCCGTCAGAAGAAAAAAGAGAATATCGCAGAATATCTGCTTTTCATGTGGCAGATTGAAGATCTAATAAGAGCCAACGGCCTGGATTTAGATAAAATACAGTCCGGAATCATCGATAAATTCGATCAGTCGGAAGAGGCTAAAAAAGAGATCCGTGACTGGTATGAAAGTCTGATCGACATGATGCGCCGCGAGGATAAACAGCAAAGCGGTCATTTGCAGATTAACCAGAACGTAATCATTGACCTGACCGACCTGCACCTTCAACTTATACATTCCAATAAAGAGCCTTTTTATGTAGCTGCCTACTATAAGACATTGCCGTTTATCGTGGAGCTGCGTGCCCGTGCAGGAGAGCTCCAGACCGGTGAGATTGAAACCTGTTTTTCAGCTTTGTACGGTGTGCTGATGTTGCGTCTGAGAGGACAGGCAGTATCGGAAGAGACAATGAAGGCTATCAAACAAATTTCTACTTTCCTGGGACTTTTATCGGATAAATACAAGGAAGACCGAGCGGGGGAATTAGATAAGGATTGA
- the rfbD gene encoding dTDP-4-dehydrorhamnose reductase has product MSKILVTGANGQLGSELQELSAKYPQFTFLFTDVDALDICDKEAVSDFIAANGINYLINCAAYTAVDKAEDEPEFCAKINRDAVRNLGEAAAAHGAKVLHVSTDYVFDGQNYRPYVESDPVCPQSVYGETKLAGEQELMAACPDSAVVRTAWLYSSYGNNFVKTMMRLGKERDTLGVIFDQVGTPTYAADLAEALMKMVVFAEEKGFVPGVFHYSNEGVCSWYDFARKIHKLVGIQCKVSPLETADYPTKAKRPHYSVLNKKKIKTTFGITVPYWEESLTDCIAKLF; this is encoded by the coding sequence ATGAGTAAAATATTGGTTACCGGAGCTAACGGTCAGTTAGGCAGCGAGCTTCAGGAATTGTCGGCCAAATATCCACAGTTCACTTTTCTTTTTACAGATGTCGATGCATTGGACATTTGCGACAAAGAAGCCGTTTCTGATTTTATCGCAGCGAACGGAATCAATTACCTCATCAATTGTGCGGCATATACAGCCGTAGATAAAGCGGAAGATGAGCCAGAATTTTGTGCCAAAATCAACCGGGATGCTGTTCGCAATCTGGGAGAAGCAGCCGCTGCTCATGGTGCTAAAGTGCTTCACGTTTCTACTGACTACGTATTTGACGGGCAGAACTATCGTCCTTACGTGGAGAGCGATCCGGTTTGCCCGCAGTCTGTTTACGGTGAAACCAAACTCGCCGGTGAACAGGAATTAATGGCGGCTTGTCCTGATTCAGCAGTGGTGCGTACTGCCTGGTTGTATTCCAGCTATGGAAATAACTTCGTAAAAACGATGATGCGACTAGGCAAAGAGCGCGACACTTTGGGCGTGATCTTTGATCAGGTGGGAACACCTACTTATGCCGCTGATTTGGCAGAAGCATTGATGAAGATGGTGGTCTTTGCAGAAGAAAAGGGTTTTGTACCGGGTGTATTCCACTATTCAAATGAAGGAGTGTGTAGCTGGTATGATTTTGCCAGAAAAATCCACAAGCTGGTCGGCATCCAGTGTAAAGTTTCTCCTTTAGAAACAGCAGACTATCCTACGAAAGCGAAACGCCCGCACTACAGCGTATTAAACAAGAAAAAAATAAAAACAACTTTCGGCATCACTGTTCCTTATTGGGAAGAGAGCCTGACCGATTGTATTGCGAAGTTATTTTAA
- a CDS encoding peptide chain release factor 3 translates to MTELQEEILKRRTFAIISHPDAGKTTLTEKLLLFGGAIHVAGAVKSNKIKKTATSDWMEIEKQRGISVATSVMGFNYGDYKINILDTPGHQDFAEDTYRTLTAVDSVIIAVDVAKGVEAQTRKLMEVCRMRNTPVMIFVNKLDREGKDPFDLLDELEAELNISVRPLSWPINIGQRFKGVYNIYEEKLDLYTPSKQIVSESVNFKDINSPELENYIGDSDAEKLRSDIELIEGVYPEFDKEEYLKGKLAPVFFGSALNNFGVKELLDCFVQIAPSPRPIHAVEREVKPEEEQFTGFIFKIHANMDPNHRSCIAFVKICSGKFSRNENYKHVRNGKLMRFSSPTAFMAQKKSIVDDAYPGDIVGLPDTGNFKIGDTLTGGEELHFKGLPSFSPEMFKYIDNADPMKAKQLNKGIDQLMDEGVAQIFTNQFNGRKIIGTVGQLQFEVIQYRLLNEYGAQCRWEPLNLYKACWIESDDPAELENFKKRKYQFMAVDKEGRDVFLADSGYVLMMAQNDFKNIRFHFTSEF, encoded by the coding sequence ATGACAGAATTACAGGAAGAGATTCTAAAAAGACGCACCTTTGCGATTATCAGCCACCCTGATGCGGGTAAAACTACACTGACTGAGAAGTTACTGCTTTTCGGGGGCGCAATCCATGTGGCCGGCGCGGTGAAATCGAATAAAATCAAGAAAACCGCTACTTCCGACTGGATGGAGATTGAGAAACAGCGCGGTATCTCGGTAGCCACTTCGGTAATGGGATTCAACTACGGCGATTACAAGATCAACATCCTCGATACTCCCGGTCACCAGGACTTTGCGGAAGATACTTACCGTACCTTGACCGCAGTGGACAGCGTAATCATCGCAGTGGACGTAGCGAAAGGGGTGGAGGCGCAGACCCGCAAGCTGATGGAAGTTTGCCGTATGCGCAATACGCCTGTAATGATCTTTGTCAATAAGCTCGACCGCGAGGGTAAAGATCCGTTTGACTTGCTGGATGAACTGGAAGCAGAGCTGAATATCTCTGTCCGCCCGTTGAGCTGGCCAATCAATATCGGCCAACGCTTCAAAGGGGTTTACAATATCTACGAAGAAAAGCTAGACCTTTATACTCCAAGTAAGCAAATCGTAAGCGAATCGGTTAATTTCAAAGATATCAACAGCCCGGAACTGGAAAACTATATTGGCGACAGCGATGCTGAGAAATTGCGTTCCGACATTGAGCTGATCGAAGGCGTTTATCCTGAATTTGATAAAGAAGAATACCTGAAAGGTAAACTGGCGCCGGTATTCTTCGGCTCGGCGTTGAATAACTTCGGGGTAAAAGAGTTGCTAGACTGTTTTGTGCAAATTGCACCATCACCTCGCCCAATTCATGCCGTTGAGCGTGAGGTAAAACCAGAAGAAGAGCAATTCACCGGCTTTATTTTCAAGATCCATGCCAATATGGACCCGAACCACCGCAGCTGTATCGCATTCGTGAAAATCTGTTCCGGTAAATTCAGCCGTAACGAAAACTATAAGCATGTACGCAACGGTAAGCTCATGCGCTTCTCGAGCCCGACTGCTTTTATGGCGCAAAAGAAATCCATCGTGGACGATGCTTATCCCGGTGATATTGTCGGTCTTCCCGATACCGGTAACTTTAAGATAGGCGATACTCTGACCGGCGGCGAAGAACTGCACTTCAAGGGCTTACCGAGCTTCTCTCCTGAGATGTTTAAATACATCGACAATGCCGATCCGATGAAGGCTAAACAGCTCAACAAAGGTATTGACCAGTTGATGGACGAGGGGGTTGCTCAGATCTTTACCAACCAATTCAATGGTCGTAAGATCATCGGTACAGTGGGTCAGCTTCAGTTTGAGGTTATCCAGTACCGACTGCTTAACGAATATGGAGCGCAATGCCGCTGGGAGCCGTTGAACCTTTACAAAGCCTGCTGGATCGAAAGTGATGATCCGGCTGAACTGGAAAACTTCAAGAAACGCAAGTATCAGTTTATGGCTGTGGATAAAGAGGGGCGCGATGTTTTCCTTGCCGATTCAGGCTACGTGCTGATGATGGCGCAGAATGATTTTAAAAACATTCGCTTCCACTTTACTTCAGAATTTTAA